The following proteins come from a genomic window of Flavobacteriaceae bacterium MAR_2010_188:
- a CDS encoding Amidohydrolase family protein, translated as MKKLVTALLVLFTISTFSQQDYLGDGPYNQLIIRGVTLINGDGSPPRGPIDIVVENNIIKDIQVVGYDGVPIDEAGRPKLKEGGKELDANGMYLLPGFIDMHGHIGGKAQGASPEYVFRLWMAHGVTTVRQASGIPAKELKKQSSANEIVAPRLFDYVGFGSGNDTEITTAEQAREWVRNNAKNGADGIKFFGAEPAVMEAALNENKKLGLGSACHHAQLSVARWNVLHSARAGLTSMEHWYGLPEALFDDRTVQDYPADYNYQNEQHRFENAGNLWQQAAKPGSEKWNAVMDELLELDFTIDPTFNIYEASRDLMGARRAEWHEDYTLPSLWKFYEPSKVSHGSYWHDWGTDQEIAWKRNFNIWMQFINEYKNRGGRVTTGSDSGFIYQLYGFAYIREMELLREAGFHPLEVIRSATLNGAEALGWEDKIGSVQVGKLADFVIVEENPLANFKVLYGTGAIRLTDDNEVTRVGGVKYTIKDGIIYDAKRLLAEVKDMVDKAKVEENFTLKQPGIKD; from the coding sequence ATGAAAAAATTAGTTACCGCCCTCTTAGTGCTGTTTACAATAAGCACATTCTCCCAACAAGATTATTTGGGAGATGGTCCATACAATCAACTTATAATACGTGGTGTTACCCTAATCAACGGTGATGGTTCCCCTCCACGTGGACCAATAGATATTGTGGTTGAAAATAATATAATCAAAGACATTCAGGTTGTCGGTTATGATGGAGTGCCAATTGATGAAGCTGGCCGGCCAAAATTAAAGGAAGGTGGCAAAGAGCTCGACGCCAACGGAATGTATCTTTTACCGGGATTTATAGATATGCACGGGCACATTGGTGGTAAAGCTCAAGGCGCATCTCCAGAATATGTATTTAGGCTTTGGATGGCGCATGGTGTTACTACAGTTAGACAAGCAAGTGGAATCCCGGCTAAAGAGTTAAAAAAACAAAGTTCGGCAAATGAGATTGTTGCACCAAGACTATTTGATTATGTCGGTTTCGGTTCTGGAAACGATACCGAAATCACCACTGCAGAACAAGCACGGGAGTGGGTACGGAATAATGCAAAAAATGGTGCCGATGGAATAAAATTCTTTGGAGCAGAGCCAGCTGTTATGGAAGCAGCACTTAACGAAAATAAAAAACTTGGATTAGGCTCAGCTTGCCATCACGCGCAGTTAAGCGTTGCAAGGTGGAATGTGTTACATTCAGCAAGAGCTGGACTAACATCAATGGAACATTGGTATGGACTACCAGAAGCGCTTTTTGATGATAGAACGGTACAAGATTATCCAGCAGATTACAATTATCAAAATGAACAACATCGTTTTGAAAATGCCGGAAATCTATGGCAACAAGCGGCCAAGCCAGGGTCAGAAAAATGGAATGCCGTTATGGACGAATTGCTAGAATTAGATTTTACAATAGACCCCACCTTTAATATTTATGAAGCGAGTCGTGATCTTATGGGCGCTCGAAGGGCCGAATGGCACGAAGATTACACCTTGCCATCATTATGGAAGTTTTATGAGCCAAGTAAAGTAAGCCACGGAAGTTACTGGCACGATTGGGGTACAGACCAAGAGATTGCGTGGAAGAGGAATTTTAATATTTGGATGCAATTTATAAATGAATATAAAAATCGTGGCGGAAGAGTTACGACTGGTTCGGATTCTGGTTTTATCTACCAACTTTATGGTTTTGCCTATATCCGCGAAATGGAACTTTTAAGAGAAGCTGGTTTTCATCCTCTTGAAGTAATCCGTTCTGCCACCTTAAATGGCGCAGAGGCTTTGGGCTGGGAAGATAAAATTGGTTCGGTTCAAGTTGGGAAGTTAGCAGATTTTGTTATTGTTGAAGAAAATCCTTTGGCCAACTTTAAAGTATTATATGGTACTGGCGCGATAAGGCTAACTGATGATAATGAAGTTACCAGAGTTGGCGGGGTGAAATATACCATCAAAGATGGAATCATTTACGATGCGAAAAGACTTTTGGCAGAGGTAAAAGACATGGTAGACAAAGCGAAAGTTGAAGAAAACTTCACTTTAAAACAGCCTGGGATTAAAGACTAG
- a CDS encoding Zinc carboxypeptidase: MIQSSFAQDYFLKDQGPFDASIPSPEEFFGYGIGEQHTRHDQIVAYFQKLADISDKVSIEIYGVTHEKRKLVMLTISSETNMSNLEAIKENHLKFVDPKVSPSNFGEVPIFIQLGYNVHGNEPSSAEAAILTAYTLVASNSAEVKNYLENSVIFIDPNINPDGRDRHTQWANQYKSNQLVSDTYDAEHNEAWPRGRTNHFWFDLNRDWLLAVNPESKGKLKWYHEWYPNVVTDFHEMGTESNYFFEPMKPIGSQDPIMPKENFQELNDLFATYYASALDNIGSFYFTKEAFDGTYPGYGSSYPDLQGGLALLFEQASSRGHLQDTDYGTITFPFTIRNQYTSSMTTVKAAVDNKEMLRKYQQKFFKSAIDQKDKSGFIGYQFGDKYDQNRNKAFVDFLKLHEIKVYKSGEKYVVPVAQPQHRMVQTMFETYNKYRDSVFYDASAWSMSNFYNMKSTGLKNLKLGDEVIDTENINKVIPVPQTSYAYIMDWDDYYAPAALYYMQSKGLVGASAFKPFSTKTNVGEKDFNYGSVLIPVSKQKKSVDEVYQIVKDAQEKYSVPIYSVSTGFSSKGIDLGSANFKSIEKPKVAMLIGEGVSSYEAGEVWHLLDTRMDMPISKIRMTSYGRADLEDYNTLVMVSGSYDDIDSLKVKELKEWVGKGNTLVTIAGGSKWAIDKKLVKEELTTKPKEKDSLKIAERLPYVEASENLGREELGGAIFEVDLDITHPLGFGYHDKKLPVYKNNNVFLAPSKNEYSTVAKYTDNAHIDGYISTENYEVFLKPSASIIISPIGGGRVIMFADNPNFRGAWYGTNRLFLNALFLGEEISVPKQ, encoded by the coding sequence ATGATCCAAAGTTCGTTTGCCCAAGATTACTTTTTAAAAGACCAAGGACCATTTGATGCTTCGATTCCTTCACCTGAAGAATTTTTTGGTTACGGTATCGGAGAGCAGCATACACGACACGACCAGATTGTCGCCTATTTTCAAAAACTGGCCGATATTTCTGACAAAGTAAGTATTGAGATCTATGGTGTTACCCATGAGAAACGAAAATTGGTGATGCTAACTATTTCGTCGGAAACCAACATGTCGAACCTTGAAGCAATTAAAGAAAATCATCTAAAATTCGTAGACCCAAAGGTTTCACCTTCCAACTTTGGCGAGGTTCCGATTTTTATTCAATTGGGTTACAACGTGCATGGCAACGAGCCTTCTTCGGCTGAAGCCGCCATTTTAACCGCATATACCTTGGTCGCTTCCAACAGCGCAGAAGTGAAAAATTATCTTGAAAATTCGGTGATTTTTATCGACCCAAATATTAATCCGGATGGTCGTGACCGACATACTCAATGGGCAAACCAGTATAAATCCAATCAATTAGTATCCGATACCTACGATGCGGAACATAATGAAGCTTGGCCAAGGGGAAGGACCAATCATTTTTGGTTTGATTTGAACCGGGATTGGCTTTTAGCGGTAAACCCAGAAAGTAAAGGTAAATTGAAATGGTACCATGAGTGGTACCCAAATGTGGTGACGGATTTTCATGAAATGGGTACAGAAAGTAACTATTTCTTTGAGCCTATGAAACCCATTGGCTCGCAAGATCCTATAATGCCAAAAGAAAATTTTCAGGAGCTTAACGATCTTTTTGCAACTTATTATGCTTCGGCTTTAGACAATATCGGTTCATTTTATTTTACCAAGGAGGCATTTGACGGAACTTATCCAGGTTATGGTTCTTCCTATCCAGATCTTCAAGGTGGGCTGGCCTTACTTTTTGAACAAGCAAGTTCTCGAGGTCACTTACAGGATACTGATTATGGAACTATTACTTTTCCTTTTACCATCAGAAATCAATATACGTCCAGCATGACCACAGTTAAAGCAGCGGTAGATAATAAAGAAATGTTGAGAAAATATCAGCAGAAATTCTTTAAATCTGCAATTGACCAAAAAGATAAATCCGGTTTTATTGGTTACCAATTTGGGGACAAGTATGACCAGAATAGAAATAAGGCATTTGTCGACTTTTTAAAACTTCATGAAATAAAGGTTTATAAAAGTGGCGAAAAATATGTAGTACCGGTCGCTCAACCTCAGCACCGAATGGTACAGACCATGTTCGAAACCTATAATAAATATCGCGACAGTGTTTTTTACGATGCTTCCGCTTGGAGTATGTCCAACTTTTACAATATGAAAAGTACTGGACTTAAAAACCTAAAGTTGGGTGACGAAGTTATAGACACCGAAAATATTAATAAAGTAATACCTGTACCTCAAACGAGCTACGCTTATATAATGGACTGGGACGATTATTATGCTCCTGCAGCTCTTTATTATATGCAGTCCAAAGGATTGGTAGGAGCTTCGGCCTTTAAACCTTTTTCTACCAAAACCAATGTGGGCGAAAAAGATTTTAATTATGGCTCGGTGTTAATTCCGGTTAGCAAACAGAAAAAATCGGTTGATGAAGTCTATCAAATCGTGAAAGATGCTCAAGAGAAATATAGCGTCCCAATTTATTCTGTGAGTACGGGTTTTAGCTCCAAAGGAATTGACCTTGGTAGCGCCAACTTTAAATCGATAGAAAAACCAAAAGTCGCAATGCTTATCGGCGAAGGTGTAAGTTCTTACGAAGCTGGCGAAGTTTGGCATTTGCTAGATACAAGGATGGACATGCCGATTTCAAAAATTAGGATGACGAGTTACGGCCGCGCCGACCTAGAGGATTATAATACACTGGTAATGGTTTCTGGAAGTTATGACGACATTGATTCTCTAAAGGTGAAAGAACTTAAGGAATGGGTTGGCAAAGGAAATACTTTAGTAACCATTGCAGGAGGCTCAAAATGGGCAATTGATAAAAAACTGGTAAAAGAAGAACTAACTACAAAACCTAAAGAAAAGGACAGTTTAAAAATTGCAGAAAGACTTCCCTATGTAGAAGCTTCAGAAAATCTAGGACGTGAAGAATTGGGCGGAGCAATTTTTGAAGTTGACCTAGACATCACTCATCCATTAGGTTTTGGCTATCACGATAAGAAGCTTCCAGTTTATAAGAACAATAATGTGTTTCTCGCTCCCAGTAAAAATGAATATTCCACGGTTGCAAAATACACGGACAACGCCCACATAGACGGTTATATTTCTACGGAAAACTATGAGGTATTCTTAAAACCTTCAGCATCAATCATTATAAGCCCAATTGGAGGTGGCAGGGTAATTATGTTCGCTGACAATCCTAATTTTAGAGGAGCTTGGTATGGCACAAATAGGCTATTTTTAAATGCTCTCTTTTTAGGTGAAGAAATATCCGTACCAAAACAATAA
- a CDS encoding CarboxypepD_reg-like domain-containing protein, protein MKTFFPFFLLCLTINLGFCQITNNENEDYQTISGKITYLGSPISNVTIVAKQTQRGTLTDETGNYSIDARKGDILEFSHVSFKTVSILVEDVTSVLNIEMIDKNNKLDEVVVNARLTQTALNNIQNRRPKTLMTSVGEFNPDAIAGRMYYVSGELLSNGYRTLQEALYGKVPGDIPTQWDIDGQLFKGNPPFIDISSVKDVFVLNTNLGTVRWGGPVVIVRTVNSPEYIEKEVKESTEIYKNQNFYQEDAITDETEKIEKIDDTKQEANQKNTVTGQITYLNAPVPAVSITIKDKNQGTVSDKNGKYKISASPGDILVFSHISFKSVSVMVEDVTKIINIKMAAANNALDEIVISTNNKSGKITDRSIKADEVFNTSMGTYDPRKSGYRSDYIDGASILAGYESLGAALDGRLPGVRYDRPTKKLVVKPSSSINTPQFAIWDVDGVIYQDEPQIDLNSIENIRVLKSVGQTNRYGSIAAGGVILVTTKTGNFDAQNAGRAKATAEYQNNQRYFNDAEVGEDLLAKPNDYLKELQSLDDKTIAYNQYLETIKNSAKDYSNHIGIAKMFLQSYNDPTIAKEILGDIETRYSDNSEVLKAVAYNYQAFGMKKEAIKTYQNIYYLRPDYNQSHRDVANAYIENEQFKRGWRLYMNYILEGRETDGEGIGSIIYNEMEYLFYNRSNQTEIKENFVPRFEKKDEFNHDVRLVFEWNTSEAEFEIEFVNPELRSYVFDHSLENNPSLIMEEKTKGYSSKEYLLDDIGDGTWLINLTYHGNKQPLPTYLKMTTYFNWGKFNQRQEISVYELGIEDKKIQLLRIDKEDLVFSN, encoded by the coding sequence ATGAAAACCTTTTTTCCTTTTTTTCTCCTGTGCTTAACAATAAATTTGGGATTTTGCCAAATCACTAACAACGAGAACGAGGATTACCAAACAATCTCCGGAAAAATAACCTACCTCGGTTCGCCAATATCTAATGTTACTATTGTAGCAAAGCAAACGCAACGCGGGACTCTCACTGATGAGACAGGTAATTACTCTATTGACGCGAGAAAAGGAGATATTTTAGAATTCTCTCATGTTTCCTTTAAGACCGTTTCAATTTTGGTAGAGGACGTTACTTCAGTTCTTAACATTGAGATGATCGACAAAAACAATAAGTTGGATGAAGTCGTGGTTAACGCCCGGCTGACCCAGACCGCACTAAATAATATTCAAAATAGGAGACCAAAAACTTTAATGACATCTGTGGGCGAATTCAACCCTGACGCAATAGCAGGTAGAATGTACTATGTCAGTGGAGAACTACTCTCCAATGGATATAGAACCTTACAAGAGGCGCTTTACGGTAAAGTACCTGGCGATATACCAACACAATGGGATATCGATGGTCAATTATTTAAAGGTAATCCGCCATTCATTGATATATCCTCGGTAAAAGATGTGTTCGTCCTAAATACTAATCTAGGTACAGTTAGATGGGGAGGGCCGGTTGTAATAGTCAGAACCGTGAATTCTCCAGAGTACATAGAAAAGGAGGTGAAAGAATCAACTGAGATTTATAAAAATCAAAATTTTTATCAAGAAGATGCTATCACCGATGAAACGGAAAAGATAGAAAAGATTGACGATACCAAACAAGAAGCCAATCAAAAAAACACCGTCACAGGCCAGATAACCTATCTTAATGCACCAGTCCCTGCCGTCTCAATTACTATAAAAGACAAGAATCAAGGAACAGTAAGTGACAAGAATGGTAAATATAAGATTTCAGCCAGTCCCGGTGATATTCTAGTTTTCTCCCATATCTCATTTAAATCAGTTTCGGTTATGGTAGAAGATGTGACCAAAATTATTAATATCAAAATGGCGGCTGCTAATAATGCTCTTGACGAAATTGTCATTTCTACCAACAATAAAAGCGGCAAGATTACCGACCGTTCTATAAAGGCAGATGAAGTATTTAATACTTCGATGGGAACTTATGACCCAAGAAAAAGTGGCTATAGATCAGATTATATAGACGGTGCATCGATCCTCGCAGGATACGAAAGTTTGGGAGCAGCATTAGATGGTAGATTGCCTGGCGTACGATACGATAGACCTACCAAAAAACTGGTGGTAAAACCTTCATCCTCTATCAATACTCCACAATTTGCTATTTGGGATGTAGATGGCGTCATTTACCAAGATGAGCCTCAAATTGACCTTAATTCAATTGAGAATATCCGGGTTTTAAAATCGGTTGGTCAGACCAATCGTTATGGAAGTATCGCAGCGGGTGGCGTCATTCTGGTAACTACAAAAACCGGTAATTTTGATGCGCAAAACGCAGGAAGGGCTAAGGCCACCGCAGAATATCAAAACAATCAGCGTTATTTTAATGATGCTGAAGTGGGTGAAGATTTATTGGCCAAACCAAATGATTATTTAAAGGAACTTCAATCCCTCGATGATAAAACAATAGCTTATAATCAATATCTCGAAACAATAAAAAACTCAGCCAAGGATTACTCAAACCATATCGGAATTGCGAAAATGTTTTTGCAAAGTTATAACGACCCCACCATAGCAAAAGAAATTTTAGGCGACATAGAAACCAGATATTCCGATAATTCTGAAGTTCTTAAAGCAGTTGCTTACAATTATCAAGCTTTTGGAATGAAAAAAGAGGCGATAAAAACCTATCAGAATATCTACTATTTAAGACCAGATTATAATCAAAGTCATAGAGATGTCGCCAATGCCTATATTGAAAATGAACAATTTAAGCGTGGTTGGAGGTTGTATATGAATTACATTTTAGAGGGCCGTGAGACTGATGGTGAGGGCATCGGAAGCATTATCTATAATGAAATGGAATATCTGTTCTATAATCGGAGCAATCAAACTGAAATCAAAGAAAACTTTGTCCCTCGTTTTGAAAAGAAGGACGAATTTAATCATGATGTCCGTCTTGTTTTTGAGTGGAATACCTCGGAAGCTGAGTTCGAAATTGAGTTTGTTAACCCAGAATTACGGTCTTATGTTTTTGATCATTCCTTAGAAAATAATCCTTCCTTAATAATGGAGGAAAAAACCAAAGGTTATTCTAGTAAAGAATATCTTTTAGATGATATTGGCGATGGTACTTGGCTTATTAATCTTACCTATCATGGCAATAAGCAACCTCTCCCCACCTACTTAAAGATGACCACTTATTTTAATTGGGGAAAATTTAATCAGCGTCAAGAGATTTCTGTCTATGAATTAGGGATTGAGGACAAAAAAATTCAACTGCTAAGGATTGACAAAGAAGACTTGGTGTTTTCAAATTAA
- a CDS encoding thioredoxin reductase (NADPH), translating into MDENKIFDVVIIGAGPIGIAMALECHKAKLKYLVIEKGALTNSIYNYPLNMSFFSTSEKLEIDEIPFISNNPKPHRDEALEYYRRVAVSNNLNINLYELVVNIKKTEHLFTIESDKQTYQSRKVVIATGFYDIPKYLEVPGEDLDKVTHYYREAHAYVMQKVIVVGASNSSVDAALEIWRKGGDVTMVVRGEAIGERVKYWVKPDMENRIKEGSIKAYFNSEIEEIKPKTVTIKTPGGSLELENDYVLALTGYRPDFKFLKSSGIHISDEDNRHPDYDESTMESNVEGLYLAGVICGGMETHKWFIENSRVHAKMIIEDILSNDIKSV; encoded by the coding sequence ATGGATGAAAATAAAATATTTGATGTTGTAATTATAGGCGCCGGACCAATAGGAATTGCTATGGCTTTAGAGTGTCATAAGGCAAAATTGAAGTACTTGGTTATAGAAAAAGGGGCGCTTACTAATTCTATTTATAATTATCCGCTTAATATGAGTTTTTTTTCAACTTCAGAGAAGTTAGAAATAGACGAAATTCCATTTATCAGTAACAATCCCAAGCCGCATCGGGACGAAGCTTTAGAATATTACCGACGTGTGGCGGTTTCTAACAACTTAAATATAAATCTCTACGAACTGGTTGTAAATATTAAAAAAACTGAGCACCTTTTTACGATTGAAAGCGATAAACAAACTTATCAATCGAGAAAAGTGGTTATTGCCACAGGTTTTTATGATATTCCAAAATATTTGGAGGTTCCTGGTGAAGACTTGGACAAAGTCACCCACTACTACCGTGAAGCACATGCCTACGTTATGCAAAAGGTAATCGTGGTTGGGGCAAGCAACTCTTCGGTCGATGCGGCTTTGGAGATTTGGCGAAAAGGTGGTGACGTGACTATGGTGGTTAGAGGTGAAGCAATTGGCGAGAGAGTAAAATATTGGGTGAAACCAGATATGGAAAATCGGATTAAAGAAGGTAGTATCAAAGCTTATTTTAATTCTGAAATTGAAGAAATAAAACCTAAAACTGTAACCATAAAAACCCCTGGTGGAAGCTTAGAATTAGAAAACGATTATGTTCTGGCCCTAACCGGTTACCGACCGGATTTCAAATTTCTAAAGTCAAGCGGGATTCATATTTCAGATGAAGATAACCGCCATCCAGATTATGACGAATCTACTATGGAATCTAATGTTGAAGGTCTCTATCTCGCTGGAGTTATTTGTGGCGGAATGGAAACCCATAAATGGTTTATAGAAAATTCTAGAGTGCATGCAAAAATGATTATAGAAGATATATTGAGCAATGATATAAAAAGTGTTTAG